In Clostridium sp. DL-VIII, the following proteins share a genomic window:
- a CDS encoding bifunctional (p)ppGpp synthetase/guanosine-3',5'-bis(diphosphate) 3'-pyrophosphohydrolase — MIDKLLEKINTNCNNVDVDMVKRAYNFAEKAHKEQKRESGEPYIIHPIAVAEILAELGMDTNTIVAGLLHDVIEDTDCSYDETVNLFNAEIADLVDGVTKLTKLGEMEYKTKEEQQADNVRKMLLAMAKDIRVIIIKLADRLHNMRTLKFMPEKKQKNKAKETLDIYAPLAHRLGMSKIKWELEDLCFRYLHEKEYYELVDSIAEKRVERETYIKDIVSDLEEKLEAAGIQSDIDGRPKHFYSIYKKMVSKNKSIEQIFDLTAIRVLVNSVKDCYGVLGIVHTIYRPIPGRFKDYIAMPKPNMYQSLHTTVIGPQGKTFEIQIRTFEMHKTAEYGIAAHWKYKEGDTAKGEQDKQKDFEKKLVWLRDMLEWQKETSDAEEFIEGFKIDLFSDEVFVFTPKGVVINLCRDATPIDFAYRIHTDIGNKCVGAKVNGKIVPLDYSLKTGEIVEILTSPNAKGPNMDWLNIAKSNQSKSKIKLWFKKAKREESILKGKELLEKELKKQGVNYADIAKGEIYERLMKRYNIHSMDDLYALIGLGGFSVSTLISRLKENNGIGVDKSSKENKEILSKSIEEQIAKTSRQPEPNSYGITVKGESNLMVRFAKCCSPVPGDDILGYITKGRGVSVHRRDCSNLQNLIDTDGDRVVEVNWGSSKGTAYFAEIQVQADDREGLLADIMSVITELKLQLSAVNANLSKQGSALINVKFKITSVDDLKDLMKKIKRLKGVTDVYRVNS; from the coding sequence ATGATTGATAAATTGCTGGAAAAAATCAATACAAACTGTAATAATGTCGATGTGGATATGGTAAAAAGAGCATATAATTTTGCTGAGAAAGCTCATAAGGAACAAAAACGTGAATCAGGTGAACCATATATCATTCATCCAATAGCAGTAGCGGAAATTTTAGCTGAACTAGGGATGGATACTAATACTATTGTAGCTGGTTTATTGCATGATGTGATAGAAGATACAGATTGTTCTTATGATGAAACAGTTAATCTTTTCAATGCAGAAATAGCAGATCTTGTTGATGGTGTTACAAAGCTTACTAAACTTGGAGAGATGGAATATAAAACAAAAGAGGAACAACAAGCAGATAACGTTAGAAAAATGCTGCTTGCTATGGCAAAAGATATAAGGGTAATAATAATAAAATTGGCAGATAGACTTCATAATATGAGAACGCTTAAGTTTATGCCAGAGAAAAAGCAAAAAAATAAAGCTAAGGAAACCTTAGATATTTATGCACCTTTAGCTCATAGATTAGGTATGTCTAAAATTAAATGGGAACTTGAAGATTTATGTTTTAGATATTTACATGAAAAAGAATATTATGAATTAGTAGATAGTATTGCGGAAAAAAGAGTTGAAAGAGAAACTTATATAAAGGATATAGTAAGTGATTTAGAAGAAAAACTTGAAGCAGCAGGAATTCAATCAGATATTGATGGGAGACCAAAACATTTTTATAGTATTTATAAAAAGATGGTTAGTAAAAATAAGAGTATAGAGCAGATTTTTGATTTGACTGCTATAAGAGTTTTGGTTAATTCCGTAAAGGACTGTTATGGTGTACTTGGAATTGTTCATACTATATACAGGCCAATTCCGGGCAGGTTTAAAGATTATATTGCTATGCCTAAACCTAATATGTATCAATCACTTCATACAACTGTAATCGGGCCACAAGGGAAAACTTTTGAAATTCAAATCAGAACTTTTGAGATGCATAAAACTGCAGAATATGGAATTGCAGCTCATTGGAAGTATAAAGAGGGCGATACAGCTAAAGGGGAACAAGACAAACAAAAGGATTTTGAAAAGAAGCTAGTATGGCTTAGAGACATGTTAGAGTGGCAAAAGGAAACATCAGATGCTGAAGAATTTATTGAAGGCTTTAAAATAGATTTATTTTCAGATGAAGTTTTTGTATTTACACCTAAAGGTGTTGTAATAAATTTATGCAGAGATGCAACTCCGATAGATTTTGCTTACAGAATACATACAGATATAGGAAATAAATGTGTTGGGGCAAAAGTAAATGGGAAAATAGTGCCTCTTGATTATAGTCTTAAGACTGGAGAAATTGTTGAGATATTAACTTCCCCTAATGCAAAAGGCCCTAACATGGATTGGTTAAATATTGCAAAAAGTAATCAATCTAAGAGTAAAATAAAACTTTGGTTTAAGAAGGCTAAAAGAGAAGAGAGCATATTAAAAGGTAAGGAACTTCTTGAAAAGGAATTAAAGAAGCAGGGAGTTAATTACGCAGATATAGCTAAAGGCGAAATTTATGAAAGATTAATGAAAAGATATAATATTCATTCAATGGATGATTTGTATGCTTTAATTGGTCTAGGTGGTTTTTCGGTATCCACTCTTATTTCAAGACTTAAAGAGAATAATGGCATAGGTGTGGATAAATCAAGTAAAGAAAATAAAGAAATCTTGAGTAAAAGCATTGAAGAGCAAATTGCTAAAACTTCAAGGCAGCCAGAACCTAACAGTTACGGAATAACTGTAAAAGGTGAGAGCAATCTTATGGTAAGATTTGCGAAATGCTGTAGTCCAGTTCCTGGAGATGATATTTTAGGATATATAACTAAAGGCAGAGGAGTATCAGTACATAGAAGAGATTGTAGTAATTTACAAAATCTTATTGATACAGATGGAGATAGAGTTGTTGAAGTTAACTGGGGCTCATCTAAAGGAACAGCTTATTTTGCAGAGATCCAAGTGCAGGCAGACGATAGGGAAGGGTTGCTTGCAGATATAATGAGTGTTATAACAGAGCTAAAGTTACAATTAAGTGCGGTAAATGCAAATTTATCCAAACAGGGTTCTGCGCTTATTAATGTTAAATTTAAGATTACATCAGTAGATGACTTAAAAGATTTAATGAAGAAAATAAAAAGATTAAAAGGTGTAACTGATGTATATAGAGTAAATAGTTAA
- a CDS encoding coproporphyrinogen III oxidase: protein MKVKVYLNDLKFRYEVYQLFNVYFSMTEIDFVDKDNADYIFYIDDKGLRFEYKDYCREESLGEDVKNSLRRFLFLCLRDLTNDIYPWGILIGIRPSKIALKLIKEGKSEEEVIKIFKEKYLAHEDKAKLCIDVAKAEERIVNKDKNNIAIYIGMAFCPTKCLYCSFTSNPIGVYKKMVMPYVEALIKEIRGISKYIDEKNLNIESVYFGGGTPTSVSDGEFMMVMDEIYNSFIKGHKVKEFTVECGRPDTLNKNKLITMKECNVTRISINPQTMNDKTLKLIGRSHSSEDIKEKFMMARELGFDDINMDIIIGLPGETHKEVLHTKNELMKLKPDSVTVHGLALKRGSRMYEEFILKKGISLVSQEEIIKMYEESKDLAEKLDISPYYMYRQKNMVGNMENLGYAKEGKECIYNIQMIEERQTTIALGAAAVSKVIFLEEDRLERFPNLKDLHEYISRIDEMIEGKKKLLDTLY, encoded by the coding sequence ATGAAAGTTAAAGTTTATTTAAATGATCTTAAATTTAGATATGAAGTATATCAATTATTTAATGTCTATTTTTCAATGACGGAAATTGATTTTGTAGATAAAGATAATGCAGATTATATTTTTTATATTGATGATAAAGGTTTAAGATTTGAATATAAAGATTATTGCAGAGAAGAATCTTTAGGAGAGGATGTTAAGAACTCTCTGAGAAGATTTCTTTTTCTGTGTTTAAGAGATTTAACCAATGATATTTACCCATGGGGAATTTTAATTGGTATTAGGCCTTCGAAGATTGCCCTAAAGCTAATTAAAGAAGGGAAAAGTGAAGAAGAAGTTATTAAAATATTTAAAGAAAAATATTTGGCTCATGAAGATAAAGCAAAATTATGTATAGACGTTGCAAAAGCTGAAGAGAGAATCGTAAATAAAGATAAAAATAATATTGCTATTTATATAGGAATGGCATTTTGCCCAACTAAATGCCTTTATTGCTCATTTACTTCCAATCCAATAGGTGTCTATAAAAAGATGGTGATGCCATATGTAGAAGCATTAATAAAAGAGATCAGAGGGATAAGTAAATATATAGATGAGAAAAATCTTAACATAGAATCTGTATATTTTGGAGGGGGAACTCCAACATCTGTAAGTGACGGCGAATTTATGATGGTTATGGATGAAATATATAATAGTTTTATTAAAGGACATAAAGTTAAAGAATTTACCGTGGAATGCGGAAGGCCGGATACTTTAAATAAAAATAAGCTAATAACTATGAAAGAGTGCAACGTAACTAGGATAAGTATTAATCCTCAAACTATGAATGACAAAACTTTAAAGCTTATAGGAAGAAGTCATTCCTCAGAAGATATAAAAGAAAAATTTATGATGGCAAGAGAATTGGGATTTGACGATATTAACATGGACATAATAATAGGGCTTCCAGGAGAAACTCATAAAGAAGTACTGCATACTAAAAATGAATTAATGAAATTAAAGCCAGATAGTGTTACAGTTCATGGCTTGGCTCTAAAAAGAGGGTCTAGAATGTATGAAGAATTTATTCTTAAAAAGGGAATAAGTTTAGTTTCTCAAGAAGAAATAATAAAAATGTATGAGGAAAGTAAAGATTTGGCGGAAAAGTTAGATATTTCACCATATTATATGTATAGACAAAAAAATATGGTTGGAAATATGGAGAATTTGGGGTATGCTAAAGAGGGCAAAGAATGTATATACAATATTCAGATGATCGAAGAAAGACAGACTACAATTGCACTTGGAGCTGCGGCAGTAAGTAAAGTTATATTTTTAGAAGAAGATAGGCTTGAAAGATTTCCAAATCTTAAAGATCTTCATGAGTATATTTCGAGAATAGATGAAATGATAGAAGGTAAAAAGAAATTATTAGATACTTTATATTAA
- a CDS encoding DHH family phosphoesterase, whose product MRKFWESIYSPNYISGYNPFILKGMNKAIDRLAVAINNRQKIVVYGTYNVDGICAVSSLILVLRYLNADVEYLIYDRQESDARINSVDIKNNVDFLGAEILITLGVGLKSQEEVDLCQELGIDLIVLENEESELVNDYIYINPNQKGCQYRYKNLSTSGLAFKLMQAIAIYYNMKSINKYLDLILIGIQWARVSVKGENGVLIKEGNKFLINTNNNGLRSIIEFNSIKEFNGAGINKIIEFLIPPIGAVGVMDNARIVLELLTTNDKDRADQIVKYLYRLKKNNSLKNT is encoded by the coding sequence ATGCGTAAATTCTGGGAGAGTATATATAGTCCAAATTATATTAGTGGATATAACCCATTTATACTTAAAGGTATGAACAAAGCAATAGATAGATTAGCAGTAGCTATAAATAATAGACAAAAAATTGTTGTCTATGGTACATATAATGTTGATGGAATTTGTGCTGTTTCATCATTAATTCTTGTGTTAAGATATTTAAATGCAGATGTAGAATATTTAATTTATGATAGACAAGAAAGTGATGCTAGAATAAATTCAGTAGATATAAAAAATAATGTAGACTTTTTAGGGGCTGAAATTTTGATAACACTTGGTGTTGGATTAAAGTCACAGGAAGAAGTTGATTTATGCCAAGAATTGGGTATAGATTTAATTGTTCTGGAGAATGAAGAAAGTGAGCTCGTGAATGATTACATTTACATTAATCCTAATCAAAAAGGATGTCAATATAGATATAAAAATTTGTCAACAAGCGGGTTAGCTTTTAAACTTATGCAAGCAATTGCCATATATTATAATATGAAGAGCATAAATAAGTATTTAGACTTAATTCTTATAGGCATACAATGGGCAAGGGTATCAGTTAAGGGAGAAAATGGAGTATTGATTAAAGAAGGAAATAAATTTTTAATTAATACTAATAATAATGGGTTAAGATCAATAATAGAGTTTAATAGTATAAAAGAATTTAATGGTGCTGGTATAAATAAAATAATAGAATTTCTAATCCCTCCAATAGGGGCAGTAGGGGTTATGGATAATGCTCGTATAGTTTTGGAACTTTTAACTACAAATGATAAGGATCGGGCAGATCAAATTGTTAAATATTTATATAGGCTTAAGAAAAATAATTCTTTAAAAAATACTTAA
- the secD gene encoding protein translocase subunit SecD, with the protein MKKKGKSSAILIAIIVVIGLLAFAGFKGFVLGGWEFKSFNKVITRGLDLQGGVSVLMEIQKDSVTSEELESAKEHIALRVNKLGVAETIVTTEGQKRIRVDIPGMTNSKEIVDSLSQSGNLSFKAPDGTEVLTGKDVKKATAQMNQQTGQYEVGLQLSDEGAQKFADATGKYIGQKITIYLDDEQISDPTVDQQITGGNASINIHGTLEQNKELAGMINAGALPLPVKEVTVSNVGAELGATAFPNSIKAGIIGVALVFLFMLIRYRRQGLMADIALTLYIVLALFAFVEIGVTLTLPGIAAFLMTIGVAVDANILTFERTKEELKKGYSIKAAAKKGAENALSSIVDSNVTTLLAALILYSIGSGTVKGFAITLMIGIVISLFTGLVITKLLVNLGVQSGFINKASHFGVKLEKGDEKHA; encoded by the coding sequence ATGAAAAAGAAAGGCAAAAGTTCGGCGATACTTATAGCTATTATTGTCGTAATCGGATTATTAGCTTTTGCGGGATTTAAAGGATTTGTTCTAGGAGGATGGGAATTTAAATCATTTAATAAAGTAATAACTAGAGGACTTGATTTACAGGGCGGAGTTTCTGTTCTAATGGAAATTCAGAAGGATTCAGTAACTTCAGAAGAGTTAGAAAGTGCAAAGGAACATATAGCACTAAGAGTAAATAAGCTTGGAGTTGCAGAAACAATTGTAACAACAGAAGGACAAAAGAGAATAAGAGTAGATATTCCAGGAATGACTAACTCTAAAGAGATAGTTGATAGCTTAAGCCAATCTGGTAATTTGTCATTTAAAGCGCCAGATGGAACTGAAGTATTAACAGGTAAAGATGTTAAGAAAGCTACTGCACAAATGAACCAACAAACAGGTCAGTATGAGGTTGGATTACAGTTAAGTGATGAAGGCGCACAAAAATTTGCCGATGCAACAGGTAAGTATATTGGACAAAAGATTACAATTTACCTTGATGATGAACAGATTTCAGATCCAACTGTAGATCAACAAATTACAGGTGGAAATGCGAGTATTAATATTCATGGAACATTAGAACAAAATAAGGAATTGGCTGGGATGATTAATGCAGGTGCACTTCCACTTCCAGTTAAAGAAGTTACAGTTAGTAATGTTGGAGCTGAACTTGGTGCTACAGCATTTCCAAATTCAATTAAAGCTGGAATCATAGGAGTAGCATTAGTATTCTTATTCATGTTAATACGTTATAGAAGACAAGGATTAATGGCTGATATTGCTTTGACTTTGTATATAGTTCTTGCACTTTTTGCATTTGTAGAGATAGGAGTAACCTTAACCCTTCCAGGTATAGCAGCATTCTTAATGACTATCGGTGTGGCTGTCGATGCAAACATACTAACCTTTGAGAGAACAAAGGAAGAATTGAAAAAAGGGTACAGCATTAAGGCGGCAGCTAAAAAAGGAGCAGAAAATGCTTTATCTTCAATAGTGGATTCAAATGTAACAACATTGCTTGCAGCTTTGATCTTGTATTCTATAGGATCAGGAACAGTTAAAGGTTTTGCGATTACACTTATGATAGGTATAGTTATAAGTTTGTTTACTGGTCTAGTAATAACTAAATTACTTGTTAATCTAGGAGTTCAATCTGGATTTATAAACAAAGCGTCACATTTTGGAGTTAAGCTAGAAAAGGGGGATGAAAAACATGCTTAA
- the dtd gene encoding D-aminoacyl-tRNA deacylase, translated as MRAVVQRVSSSNVCVNGKVIGEIGAGFNVLVGISKDDTLEDLKYIKDKIINLRVFEDENEKMNLSLLDVKGELLIISQFTLYGDCRKGRRPNFMEAQGGEEARKLYEEFLRLIRESNLKVKCGEFGADMKVQINNDGPVTILLDSKRNF; from the coding sequence ATGAGAGCAGTAGTGCAAAGAGTATCCTCATCTAATGTCTGTGTAAATGGTAAAGTAATTGGAGAAATTGGAGCAGGTTTTAACGTATTAGTAGGGATATCTAAAGATGATACTTTAGAAGATTTAAAGTATATAAAGGATAAGATTATTAATTTAAGAGTATTTGAAGATGAAAATGAGAAAATGAACTTATCACTGCTAGATGTTAAAGGAGAACTACTTATTATATCTCAATTTACGTTATATGGAGATTGCAGAAAAGGCAGAAGGCCGAATTTCATGGAAGCTCAAGGTGGTGAAGAAGCCAGAAAGCTTTATGAGGAATTCTTAAGACTTATTAGAGAATCTAATTTAAAAGTCAAATGTGGGGAGTTTGGTGCTGATATGAAGGTTCAGATTAACAATGATGGACCAGTGACAATTCTATTGGATAGCAAGAGAAACTTTTAG
- a CDS encoding adenine phosphoribosyltransferase, with the protein MDLKEKIRVIENFPKEGISFKDITTLIGDGDALKETINQIVKHLKDKNIDLIVGPEARGFIFGVPVAYELGVGFIPVRKPGKLPGETLSINYGLEYGEDTLEIHKDAIKPGQRVAIVDDLLATGGTVEGVAKLIEQAGGIVASLDFVIELTELNGKGKLKGYDVLSLVQYEV; encoded by the coding sequence ATGGATTTAAAGGAAAAAATCAGAGTGATTGAAAATTTTCCAAAGGAAGGAATAAGTTTTAAGGATATAACAACATTAATAGGTGATGGTGATGCCTTAAAAGAGACAATTAATCAGATTGTAAAACATTTAAAAGATAAGAACATTGATTTAATAGTTGGGCCTGAAGCAAGAGGGTTTATTTTTGGCGTTCCTGTGGCATATGAATTGGGAGTAGGATTTATTCCAGTAAGAAAACCAGGAAAATTACCAGGGGAAACTCTTTCAATTAATTATGGATTGGAATATGGAGAAGATACACTTGAGATTCATAAGGATGCTATTAAGCCAGGTCAAAGAGTTGCAATTGTCGATGATTTATTAGCAACAGGAGGTACTGTTGAAGGTGTTGCTAAATTAATTGAACAAGCAGGTGGAATAGTTGCTTCATTAGACTTTGTGATTGAATTGACAGAGCTTAATGGAAAAGGAAAACTTAAAGGTTATGATGTACTTTCATTAGTTCAATATGAGGTTTAG
- the hisS gene encoding histidine--tRNA ligase, with the protein MAMEMQAPKGTKDMLPEDAYKWQYIENVFRDVAKTYGIREIRTPMFEHTELFLRGVGDTTDIVQKEMYTFNDKGDRSITLKPEGTASAVRAFVENRLFNEAQPTKLYYITPAFRYENVQKGRLRQFHQCGLEVFGSSAASMDAEVIAVAMDTLKKLGLKSLSLNINNLGCPECRPKYNEALKNFLQENYDGLCDTCKTRFEKNPMRILDCKEKKCHEITKNAPTILEYVCEDCATHFDKVKEYLDILGLPYTIDPGIVRGLDYYTKTIFEILTSDFTVCGGGRYDKLIEELGGPDMPAVGFGMGVERLIMTLEKEGIEIPKENLFDLYIGARGEEESKFAFKLASGLRNLGVKCEINHMGRSVKAEMKYANKLGAAFTTILGEDELANKKINLKRMSDGEIFEVSLDNLEEIAKVVK; encoded by the coding sequence ATGGCAATGGAAATGCAAGCACCAAAGGGTACAAAGGATATGCTGCCTGAAGATGCGTATAAGTGGCAGTACATAGAAAATGTATTTAGAGATGTAGCTAAGACGTATGGAATTAGAGAAATTAGAACTCCAATGTTTGAACATACAGAATTATTTCTAAGAGGTGTCGGTGATACAACTGATATAGTTCAAAAAGAGATGTATACGTTCAATGATAAAGGTGATAGAAGTATAACTTTAAAGCCAGAAGGAACCGCGTCTGCAGTTAGGGCCTTTGTAGAAAACAGATTATTTAATGAAGCGCAGCCTACTAAGTTATATTACATAACACCAGCCTTCAGGTATGAAAATGTTCAAAAGGGAAGACTTAGACAATTTCATCAATGTGGATTAGAAGTATTTGGATCAAGTGCAGCTTCAATGGATGCGGAAGTTATTGCTGTAGCTATGGATACTTTAAAGAAATTAGGATTAAAGAGCTTAAGCTTAAACATAAATAATTTGGGATGTCCTGAGTGTAGACCTAAGTATAATGAAGCTTTAAAGAATTTTTTACAAGAAAATTATGATGGCCTATGTGATACATGCAAAACTAGATTTGAAAAAAATCCAATGAGAATATTGGATTGCAAGGAAAAGAAATGTCATGAAATCACAAAAAATGCGCCAACAATTTTAGAGTATGTTTGTGAGGATTGTGCTACGCATTTTGATAAGGTTAAAGAATATTTAGATATTCTAGGATTACCATATACAATAGATCCAGGTATAGTAAGAGGATTAGACTATTATACAAAGACAATATTTGAGATTTTAACTTCTGATTTCACAGTATGTGGAGGAGGAAGATATGATAAACTTATAGAAGAGCTCGGTGGACCAGATATGCCTGCAGTAGGTTTTGGCATGGGAGTTGAAAGGTTAATCATGACTCTAGAAAAAGAAGGTATAGAAATACCAAAGGAAAACTTATTTGATTTATATATAGGTGCCAGAGGCGAAGAAGAAAGTAAATTTGCCTTTAAGCTTGCTAGCGGTCTTAGAAATCTTGGAGTTAAATGTGAAATAAACCATATGGGTAGAAGCGTAAAAGCTGAAATGAAATATGCCAATAAGTTAGGTGCAGCATTCACAACTATTTTAGGTGAAGATGAATTAGCAAATAAAAAGATTAATTTAAAGAGAATGAGTGATGGAGAAATATTTGAAGTTTCTTTAGATAATTTAGAAGAAATAGCTAAAGTAGTTAAATAG
- the secF gene encoding protein translocase subunit SecF, which yields MLKIMERTKIWFSISLIIIIIGMGFLCVRGLNFGIDFKGGSDIVLQLNENINKEDVDTIVKGYAPDAATNSLDNNQYEIKSADLDSDKLDAIIKDLEGKYQLDDKALVSQNEIGSSVGKELTQNSISALLAAFVVMLIYIAIRFEFKFGVAAIAATIHDILVTLSVYSIFYIPVNTPFIAAMLTIVGYSMCDTIVIFDRIRENAKIMRRAKSIEVADVSLTETIARSLYTSCATLATIIAMNFLVPSVRQFTIPLIVGIISGAYSSICIASPIWVYLKDRVRKSKTKLQKA from the coding sequence ATGCTTAAGATAATGGAAAGAACAAAAATATGGTTTTCAATATCCCTAATCATTATAATAATTGGAATGGGATTCTTATGTGTTAGAGGTCTGAATTTTGGAATAGATTTTAAAGGTGGTTCAGACATAGTATTACAGTTAAATGAGAATATAAATAAAGAAGATGTGGATACAATTGTTAAAGGTTATGCACCAGATGCAGCTACAAATTCTTTAGATAATAATCAATATGAAATAAAATCAGCTGATCTTGACAGTGATAAATTAGATGCTATTATAAAAGATTTAGAAGGCAAATATCAATTAGATGATAAGGCATTAGTTTCGCAAAATGAAATAGGTTCATCAGTTGGTAAAGAATTAACACAGAATTCAATTTCAGCTCTACTTGCAGCTTTTGTAGTAATGCTTATATATATAGCAATAAGATTTGAATTTAAATTTGGAGTTGCGGCTATAGCAGCTACAATTCATGATATCTTAGTAACACTTAGTGTTTATTCAATATTCTATATTCCGGTTAATACGCCATTTATAGCAGCAATGCTTACTATAGTTGGGTATTCAATGTGTGATACAATAGTAATTTTTGATAGAATAAGAGAAAATGCGAAGATTATGAGAAGAGCAAAATCAATTGAAGTTGCTGATGTAAGTTTGACTGAAACAATAGCTCGATCATTATATACATCTTGTGCAACATTAGCTACTATAATTGCAATGAATTTCTTAGTTCCATCTGTAAGACAATTTACAATTCCATTAATAGTAGGTATTATAAGTGGAGCATATTCGTCAATATGTATAGCATCACCAATATGGGTATACTTGAAGGATAGAGTTAGAAAATCAAAGACAAAATTACAAAAAGCTTAA
- a CDS encoding MBL fold metallo-hydrolase, whose translation MIIKTIVAGMYEENCYLIMDEDSKELAIIDPGGQANLLIKEIDRLSAKTKFILLTHGHMDHVGAVVDLINRFNIPFYMNAKEEEFMGDNFVFGELPKSSGDLKEGDTIRLGKHLIKVIETPGHTVGGVCFLVDDKLFTGDTLFQGSIGRSDFPGGNGMLLVKNIKEKLLPLGDNIKVFPGHGGASNIGYEKRNNPFL comes from the coding sequence TTGATTATAAAAACAATAGTAGCTGGTATGTATGAAGAAAATTGCTATTTAATCATGGATGAGGACAGTAAGGAGCTTGCAATTATAGATCCAGGTGGACAGGCAAATTTATTGATAAAGGAAATTGATAGATTAAGTGCAAAAACTAAATTTATCCTTTTGACTCATGGTCATATGGATCATGTAGGAGCTGTAGTTGATTTAATAAATAGATTTAATATTCCATTTTATATGAATGCAAAAGAAGAAGAATTTATGGGAGATAATTTTGTATTTGGTGAATTGCCAAAGTCTTCGGGTGACCTAAAAGAAGGAGATACAATAAGACTAGGAAAACACTTAATTAAAGTTATTGAAACACCAGGGCATACTGTAGGTGGAGTTTGTTTCTTAGTAGATGATAAGTTGTTTACAGGAGATACTCTTTTCCAAGGATCTATAGGAAGGAGTGATTTCCCAGGTGGAAATGGAATGCTGCTTGTTAAGAATATAAAAGAAAAACTACTTCCTCTTGGAGATAATATTAAGGTTTTTCCAGGCCATGGAGGAGCATCCAATATAGGCTATGAGAAAAGAAATAATCCGTTTTTATAG